A DNA window from Nitrospira sp. contains the following coding sequences:
- a CDS encoding MTHFRC domain-containing protein (MaGe:77309206): MPHRVLIPGEDDAGTHAGGVHKRPPIPDNTVKAECPKFMAHGPCGGVRKGGFCEVYPDMKCPWVSMFIELEKIGQTDWMKQL; the protein is encoded by the coding sequence ATGCCACATCGAGTATTGATTCCCGGCGAAGACGATGCCGGAACCCACGCCGGCGGAGTGCATAAGCGCCCGCCGATTCCGGACAACACCGTGAAAGCCGAATGTCCGAAGTTCATGGCCCATGGCCCTTGTGGAGGCGTGCGCAAAGGCGGCTTCTGTGAAGTCTATCCGGACATGAAATGCCCGTGGGTCTCGATGTTTATTGAGCTCGAAAAGATCGGACAGACCGATTGGATGAAACAACTTTAA
- a CDS encoding NADPH-dependent 7-cyano-7-deazaguanine reductase (MaGe:77309207), with protein MKRDAARRTSKTTKLGYNERHAKSGIAAPLPDIETFPNQYKGYEITIEIPEYTAICPKTNLPDFGTVTIHYMPDKACLELKSLKMYIHAYRNLGIFYENAVNRILRDVVKSCKPAWATVTGGFTARGGLSSKIEARYRRQ; from the coding sequence GTGAAACGTGACGCAGCGCGACGCACATCGAAAACGACGAAGCTGGGATACAACGAACGGCATGCAAAAAGCGGTATCGCAGCGCCATTGCCTGACATTGAAACATTCCCAAACCAGTACAAGGGCTACGAAATCACGATTGAGATTCCCGAATACACCGCGATCTGCCCCAAAACCAACCTGCCGGACTTCGGCACAGTAACGATCCACTACATGCCGGACAAGGCCTGCCTCGAACTGAAATCACTCAAGATGTACATCCACGCCTATCGCAACCTTGGCATCTTCTATGAAAACGCCGTCAACCGAATTCTCCGCGATGTCGTAAAGTCTTGCAAACCAGCCTGGGCGACCGTCACCGGCGGGTTCACCGCGCGTGGCGGGCTTTCAAGCAAGATCGAAGCACGATACCGCCGCCAATAA
- a CDS encoding TonB-dependent receptor (MaGe:77309208), with protein sequence MSFRYIRHSTTPAQQWVSIPLTALLLGFAVYVCALPVWATEPSVADLTELSLEQLMTIEVTSVSKNAQPLAQAAAAVFVISQEDIRRSGVRTIPEALRMVPGIQVARIDSRRWAVSSRGFNGEFSNKLLVLMDGRTVYTPLFSGVFWDVQDTGLEDIDRIEIIRGPGATLWGANAVNGVINIITKKAKDTQGLLVMAGAGTEERGFTALRYGGSLGTDTQFRIYGKYFDRDDFARSNGDRAADGWRNTRGGFRVDHDASTRDSVTIQGDYYSGSAGADFQEPLLAAPFSQNVLSKWAYAGGNLLSRWKHSFADGSSFVLQTYYDRTERESALFGERRDTIDLDAQHTFAWGNVQRVVWGLGYRFTNDQLVNTSTLQFTPYSRFVSTFSGFAQDEITIIPDTVAFIAGTKLEHNDYTGFVVQPSGRLRWTPTHNLTIWGAVSRGIRTPSRAEDDVRVNQRALPPNALSPGSPVALVSLLGDRGFQAETLAAYELGTRYQPIESLSIDIAAFYNHYDNLRSFEPGTPFVEASPSPVHLVVPLRTSNKLAAETHGIEASTDWRPLEWWRLQTSYTYLNIRMLTGSSLDPTRANANGESPQHQVSVRSLMRLPGNLELDLWGRYTDRLPAIAIPGYFNLDVRLGWRPVKNLEISVVGQNLLDTRHPEFSSTTVPLNGSEIQRGAYVKVVWRY encoded by the coding sequence ATGTCTTTTCGATATATCAGACACAGCACCACCCCAGCCCAACAATGGGTAAGCATACCGTTGACGGCCTTGCTCTTAGGATTCGCGGTGTATGTTTGCGCCTTGCCTGTCTGGGCCACCGAGCCCTCTGTGGCGGATCTCACCGAACTGAGCCTTGAACAACTCATGACCATCGAAGTGACATCCGTCTCCAAGAATGCGCAGCCGCTCGCACAGGCAGCCGCGGCCGTGTTCGTCATTTCACAGGAAGACATCAGACGGTCGGGAGTGAGGACCATTCCAGAAGCCTTGCGCATGGTGCCAGGCATTCAAGTCGCTCGCATCGATTCTCGCCGATGGGCCGTCAGCTCCCGAGGGTTTAATGGAGAGTTCTCGAACAAATTGTTGGTCTTGATGGACGGTCGAACTGTCTACACCCCGCTCTTCTCGGGCGTGTTTTGGGATGTCCAGGACACAGGCCTGGAAGATATCGACCGCATTGAAATCATCCGCGGCCCCGGAGCCACACTCTGGGGCGCGAATGCCGTCAACGGTGTCATCAACATCATTACGAAAAAGGCCAAGGACACTCAGGGACTTCTCGTGATGGCCGGAGCCGGTACGGAAGAACGGGGATTCACCGCTCTGCGCTATGGCGGATCACTCGGAACCGACACGCAATTCCGCATCTATGGGAAATATTTCGACCGGGATGACTTTGCCCGAAGCAACGGCGACCGGGCGGCCGATGGCTGGCGCAATACGAGAGGCGGATTTCGTGTGGATCACGACGCCTCCACTCGCGATAGCGTAACCATCCAGGGAGACTATTACAGCGGCTCTGCCGGGGCAGATTTCCAGGAACCCCTCTTAGCTGCGCCCTTCAGTCAAAATGTGCTGAGCAAATGGGCTTATGCCGGCGGAAATCTTCTGTCGCGATGGAAACATTCGTTCGCCGATGGATCCTCCTTCGTCCTGCAGACGTACTACGACAGGACCGAACGCGAGAGCGCCCTCTTTGGCGAACGGCGGGACACCATCGATCTCGACGCCCAGCATACGTTCGCCTGGGGCAACGTCCAACGAGTGGTGTGGGGGCTCGGATATCGGTTTACGAACGATCAGCTCGTCAATACCTCGACCCTACAGTTCACGCCCTACAGTCGATTCGTCAGCACCTTCAGCGGATTTGCCCAAGACGAAATTACAATCATCCCCGATACCGTGGCCTTCATCGCGGGCACAAAGCTCGAACACAACGACTACACCGGCTTCGTCGTCCAACCGAGCGGCCGTCTGCGCTGGACCCCGACCCATAACCTGACCATCTGGGGAGCAGTCTCGCGGGGCATCCGCACCCCATCGCGCGCTGAAGACGACGTCCGTGTCAATCAACGCGCGCTGCCTCCCAATGCACTCTCCCCTGGCTCTCCAGTCGCCCTGGTCTCCCTGCTCGGCGACCGGGGATTCCAGGCCGAAACCCTGGCCGCGTACGAACTCGGAACCCGTTATCAACCCATCGAATCGCTCTCGATCGATATCGCCGCCTTTTACAACCACTACGACAACCTTCGAAGCTTTGAACCGGGTACGCCGTTTGTGGAAGCCAGCCCTTCACCGGTCCATCTCGTCGTACCGCTGAGAACGAGCAATAAACTCGCCGCAGAAACACACGGCATCGAAGCCTCTACCGACTGGCGTCCGCTGGAATGGTGGCGCCTCCAGACGTCGTATACCTATCTGAACATTCGAATGCTGACTGGCAGTTCATTGGATCCCACAAGAGCAAATGCGAATGGAGAAAGTCCTCAACACCAGGTCTCGGTCCGTTCACTCATGCGACTGCCCGGCAATCTGGAGCTCGACCTCTGGGGCCGCTATACCGATCGACTGCCTGCGATCGCCATTCCCGGATACTTTAACCTCGATGTGCGGCTCGGCTGGCGGCCAGTCAAGAATCTTGAGATCTCCGTCGTCGGGCAAAACCTCCTGGATACCCGTCACCCCGAATTCAGCTCGACCACCGTCCCGCTGAATGGATCGGAAATCCAACGAGGCGCCTATGTAAAAGTCGTGTGGCGGTACTAA
- a CDS encoding hypothetical protein (Evidence 5 : Unknown function; MaGe:77309209) yields the protein MARLNHHTLARGRTHLARRQATAIEPQRARTGGCRWLALTIALALLLPAGESLHAQPAGSAEYLLKAAFLYNIAKFVEWPVAATPDGSAPITFCMVGEAFGDAINSVDGKQIQGRPIAIKRDPSIQSVKDCHLLFISETEFGKSAATLAAVKGNPVLTVCDAAQCAEQGVMVNLQLTDNKVKLEINVDAVQLAPIKISSQLMKLARLVPHNR from the coding sequence ATGGCACGGTTAAATCATCATACACTGGCGCGCGGCCGAACGCATCTTGCGAGGCGGCAAGCGACGGCTATCGAGCCCCAGCGCGCACGCACTGGCGGATGCAGATGGCTGGCGCTGACCATTGCGCTCGCCCTGCTCTTGCCGGCAGGAGAATCTCTGCACGCGCAACCGGCGGGATCCGCCGAATATCTGCTGAAAGCCGCCTTCCTCTATAACATCGCCAAGTTTGTGGAATGGCCGGTCGCGGCAACTCCTGACGGCTCTGCCCCCATCACCTTCTGCATGGTCGGCGAGGCCTTCGGCGACGCCATCAACAGCGTGGACGGCAAGCAGATTCAGGGGCGCCCCATTGCCATCAAACGAGACCCTTCGATCCAATCCGTGAAAGACTGCCACCTGCTCTTTATCAGCGAGACGGAATTCGGCAAGAGCGCCGCCACGCTCGCCGCCGTGAAGGGAAACCCTGTGCTCACCGTCTGCGATGCCGCTCAATGCGCCGAACAGGGAGTTATGGTCAACCTGCAATTGACCGATAATAAAGTGAAGTTGGAGATCAATGTGGACGCGGTGCAGCTGGCCCCCATCAAAATCAGCTCGCAACTCATGAAACTCGCGCGCCTGGTTCCCCACAACCGATAG